The Stenotrophomonas rhizophila genome has a window encoding:
- a CDS encoding lytic murein transglycosylase yields MRFTTVGLLGALCLASAPAAAAPQDDFDRCLATLQPQALKQGVSAAGFTRLTAGLTPDLSVLPLLDAQPEFTTPLWDYLAALVDTQRVDDGRARLDEHRALLARVSAQYGVDPATIVAVWGVESDYGRVFGKRPLLQSLATLSCNGRRQPFFRGELLALLKLLDAGDLSADGLTGSWAGAFGHTQFMPSTYARIAVDGDGDGRRDLVASIPDALASTANYLKQAGWRTGQPWGIEVTIPAGFNASLAGRTQRKPLAAWRALGIAPIGGGALAPAGLPEDANAALLLPTGAKGPAWLVFRNYDAIYAYNAAESYALAIATLADRLRGGPGIVAAWPTDDPGIGRTERRELQTLLLARGHDIGAADGMVGTATRRAIQTEQQALGWPNPDGRAGQRILTALRSAPPLPKPTTAMPDSTAFSLPPNHARLVQSPAVPDAALPKLEGLSIVDIQGFPAWKVETPLATAAISVFGGQLLSFIPKGGQDVLWLSPTAQALPTPIRGGSPVCWPYFGKQGQGSDVPSHGFVRNVPWTLQSAQREADGTVVLTLAPPALDTLDLRLSMQLRVGRTLEQRLVTENTGRQPVTFTQALHNYFKVSDAMQVSVSGLDGLTYLDKFENYATPRTQQGDWSLNDPRDPGRSDRIYTQAGGRYVLKDPGLKRSIEISTQGSRSLVAWNPGQAGAAKMADVGAGWKHYVCLEAANAGPDVVTLAPGARHSLVQTLRVLPQ; encoded by the coding sequence ATGAGGTTTACCACCGTCGGCTTGCTGGGCGCGCTGTGCCTGGCCAGCGCCCCGGCCGCTGCCGCGCCGCAGGACGATTTCGACCGCTGCCTGGCCACGTTGCAGCCGCAGGCGCTCAAGCAGGGCGTCAGCGCGGCCGGGTTCACCCGGCTCACCGCCGGCCTCACCCCGGACCTGAGCGTGCTGCCGCTGCTGGATGCGCAGCCGGAGTTCACCACGCCGTTGTGGGATTACCTGGCCGCCCTGGTCGATACCCAACGCGTCGACGACGGCCGCGCCCGCCTGGACGAGCACCGCGCCCTGCTCGCCCGCGTATCCGCGCAATACGGCGTCGATCCGGCCACCATCGTCGCGGTCTGGGGCGTGGAGAGCGATTACGGCCGCGTATTCGGCAAGCGCCCGCTGCTGCAGTCACTGGCCACGCTGTCCTGCAACGGCCGCCGCCAGCCGTTCTTCCGCGGCGAGCTGCTGGCCCTGCTCAAGCTGCTCGACGCCGGTGATCTGAGTGCCGATGGCCTGACCGGCTCCTGGGCCGGCGCCTTCGGCCACACCCAGTTCATGCCCTCCACCTATGCGCGTATCGCGGTGGACGGCGATGGCGATGGCCGCCGCGACCTGGTCGCCAGCATTCCCGACGCGCTGGCTTCCACTGCCAATTATCTCAAGCAGGCCGGCTGGCGTACCGGCCAGCCGTGGGGCATCGAAGTCACGATCCCCGCCGGCTTCAACGCCAGCCTGGCCGGGCGCACCCAGCGCAAGCCGCTCGCGGCCTGGCGGGCATTGGGCATTGCCCCCATCGGCGGCGGCGCGCTCGCGCCTGCGGGACTGCCCGAGGATGCCAACGCCGCGCTGCTGCTGCCCACCGGCGCCAAGGGCCCGGCCTGGCTGGTGTTCCGCAATTACGACGCGATCTACGCCTACAACGCTGCGGAGAGCTATGCCCTGGCCATTGCCACCCTGGCCGACCGCCTGCGCGGCGGCCCCGGCATCGTGGCGGCCTGGCCCACCGACGATCCCGGCATTGGCCGCACTGAACGCCGCGAGCTGCAGACCCTGCTGCTGGCACGCGGCCACGATATCGGTGCCGCCGATGGCATGGTCGGCACTGCCACGCGGCGTGCCATCCAGACCGAACAGCAGGCGCTGGGCTGGCCCAATCCGGACGGCCGCGCCGGCCAACGCATCCTCACCGCGCTGCGCAGCGCACCCCCTCTACCCAAGCCCACTACCGCCATGCCCGACAGCACCGCATTCTCCCTGCCGCCCAACCACGCCCGCCTCGTGCAGTCGCCGGCCGTCCCCGACGCCGCGCTGCCCAAGCTCGAGGGCCTGAGCATCGTCGACATCCAGGGCTTCCCGGCCTGGAAGGTGGAAACCCCGCTGGCCACTGCCGCGATCTCCGTGTTTGGCGGGCAGCTGCTGTCCTTCATTCCCAAGGGCGGCCAGGACGTGCTGTGGCTGTCGCCCACCGCGCAGGCGCTGCCCACCCCGATCCGCGGCGGCAGCCCGGTGTGCTGGCCGTACTTCGGCAAACAGGGGCAGGGCAGTGACGTGCCCTCGCATGGCTTCGTGCGCAACGTGCCATGGACCCTGCAGAGCGCGCAGCGCGAAGCCGATGGCACCGTGGTGCTGACCCTCGCCCCGCCGGCGCTGGACACCCTCGACCTGCGCCTGAGCATGCAGCTGCGGGTCGGCCGCACCCTCGAACAGCGCCTGGTCACCGAGAACACCGGCCGCCAGCCGGTCACCTTCACCCAGGCGCTGCACAACTACTTCAAGGTCAGCGACGCCATGCAGGTCAGCGTGTCCGGGCTGGATGGCCTGACCTACCTGGACAAGTTCGAGAACTACGCCACCCCGCGCACCCAACAGGGCGACTGGTCGCTCAACGACCCGCGTGACCCCGGCCGCAGCGACCGCATCTATACCCAGGCCGGTGGCCGTTACGTGCTGAAAGACCCTGGGCTCAAGCGCAGCATCGAGATCAGTACCCAGGGCAGTCGTTCGCTGGTGGCCTGGAACCCCGGCCAGGCAGGAGCGGCGAAGATGGCCGACGTCGGCGCCGGCTGGAAGCACTACGTGTGCCTGGAGGCGGCCAACGCCGGCCCGGACGTGGTCACCCTGGCCCCGGGCGCGCGCCACAGCCTGGTGCAGACCCTCCGCGTCCTGCCCCAGTAA
- a CDS encoding benzoate/H(+) symporter BenE family transporter has product MSAVAKRSLLRDLSLPAVVAGFITVLVGFASSAVIVFQAAQAVGATQAQIASWMWALGLGMGVTCIGLSLRYRVPVVTAWSTPGAAMLVVGTGAVAYSDAIGAFVLAAVLGMLAGFSGVFAKVMRRVPMALAAGMLAGVLLRFGLEVFVSMGTQLGMALAMFATWLVGRRLFPRYAVIATLLVGVGVAVAQGLLHAEQLRLELATPVFTWPTLSWPAVFGIALPLFVVTMASQNIPGVAVIRASGYDTPISPVIGWIGVANTVLAPFGAYGLNLAAITAAICMGREAHEDPARRYAAAVAAGAFYIVVGLFGATVAAVFAAFPKELVACVAGIALFGTIANSLAMALREESDREAALVTFLVTASGLSLGGIGSAFWGLVAGGICLLALRPRGPALP; this is encoded by the coding sequence ATGTCTGCGGTTGCCAAGCGTTCGTTGTTGCGCGATCTCTCATTGCCCGCCGTGGTCGCAGGCTTCATTACGGTGCTGGTGGGCTTTGCCAGTTCCGCGGTGATCGTGTTCCAGGCCGCACAGGCGGTCGGTGCAACGCAGGCGCAGATCGCATCGTGGATGTGGGCGTTGGGCCTGGGCATGGGCGTGACCTGCATCGGGCTGTCGCTGCGCTACCGCGTTCCCGTGGTGACTGCATGGTCGACCCCTGGTGCCGCGATGCTGGTGGTAGGCACGGGCGCAGTGGCCTATAGCGATGCCATCGGGGCATTCGTACTGGCGGCGGTGCTGGGGATGCTGGCCGGCTTCTCCGGTGTGTTCGCCAAGGTCATGCGCCGCGTGCCGATGGCGTTGGCCGCCGGCATGCTGGCCGGCGTACTGCTGCGCTTCGGGTTGGAGGTGTTCGTCTCCATGGGCACGCAGCTGGGCATGGCGCTGGCGATGTTCGCGACCTGGCTGGTCGGGCGCCGGCTTTTCCCCCGTTACGCCGTGATTGCCACCCTGCTGGTGGGCGTAGGCGTTGCCGTTGCACAGGGCCTGCTGCATGCCGAACAGCTGCGGCTGGAACTGGCCACGCCGGTGTTCACTTGGCCTACCCTGTCTTGGCCGGCGGTATTCGGCATCGCCCTGCCCCTGTTCGTGGTCACCATGGCCTCGCAGAACATTCCCGGGGTCGCCGTGATCCGGGCGTCCGGCTACGACACCCCGATTTCCCCCGTCATCGGCTGGATCGGCGTGGCCAACACGGTGCTGGCCCCGTTCGGCGCCTACGGCCTCAACCTCGCGGCGATCACGGCGGCCATCTGCATGGGACGCGAAGCGCATGAGGATCCGGCCCGGCGTTACGCCGCTGCCGTGGCTGCCGGTGCCTTCTACATCGTGGTGGGCCTGTTCGGCGCCACGGTGGCCGCGGTATTCGCCGCCTTCCCGAAGGAACTGGTGGCCTGCGTCGCCGGTATCGCCTTGTTCGGCACCATCGCCAACAGCCTGGCCATGGCCCTGCGCGAGGAAAGCGACCGCGAGGCCGCACTGGTCACCTTCCTGGTGACCGCCTCAGGCCTGTCGCTGGGCGGGATCGGCTCTGCCTTCTGGGGCCTGGTGGCCGGCGGCATCTGCCTGCTCGCCTTGCGGCCGCGCGGTCCCGCCCTGCCCTGA